CAGATCGCTCCAGAATTTCTTTTCCATTTCCTGTGCTAATGCTTTTGCATCAGGTTCACCATTCTCCAATAAATAGTTGGTGTAAACTTCCCGTGGATTCGGATGCTTCTCGATCAGCGCATACAAATGCGGTTGTGTAAACTTCGGATCATCACCTTCGTTATGTCCATGTTTACGATAGCACACCATATCAATAAATACATCACTGTTAAATTCCTGACGGTAACGTGTGGCAATCTCCACAACTTTCACAACAGCTTCTGCATCATCACCATTTACATGAAAAACGGGAGCCTGTACCATTGATGCCAATGATGTGCAATAATCAGCACTACGAGCATCATTAAAGTCTGTTGTAAAACCGATTTGGTTATTGATCACAAAGTGCATGGTACCGCCGGTATAATAACCTTTGAGGTAACTCATCTGCAATACTTCATACACCACACCCTGCCCAGCAACCGATGCATCACCATGAATAAGAATAGGAAGTATTTTATCGAAATCACTCTTGTACATGATATCGGCCTTTGCACGGCTGAAACCTACCACAACAGGATCAACAGCCTCAAGATGCGAAGGGTTCGGCATCAATTTCAGGTGAACAGTTTTACCATCTAATGTTTCCACTTCACTACCATAACCCATATGGTATTTCACATCACCACTACCCATCGTTTGATCCATCTTGGCAGTGCCTTCAAACTCACTGAATATTTGTTCATAGGTTTTACCCATGATATTTGCCAACACATTCAAACGACCACGATGCGCCATACCAATCACTACTTCATGCACATCGTTATTGGCAGCTGTATTAATGATGGCATCTAACGCTGCAATAGTTGTTTCACCACCTTCAAGTGAAAAACGTTTTTGGCCAATGTATTTTGTATGAAGAAATTTTTCAAACATTACACCCTGGTTCAGCTTTTCCAACACACGTTTGCGTTTGTTTAACGGCAGGGGTTGATGAAATTCTTTTTCAAATGCATTAGTAAGGAAATCAACTTTCTTTTGATCGCTTATATATTTGAATTCAACACCCACATGCGATGCATAGCATTTCTCCATGTACTGCTGAATATTGCGAAGTGTTGTTTTACCAAGGCCGATCAACTGACCTGCATAAAATTCTTTATCAAGATCAGCTTCGCTGAAACCATAAAACGCCAGTTCAATATTTGCCCCACGATCTTTCCTCTTACGGATAGGATTTGTTTTTGCCAACAAATGACCTTTATTGCGATAACCAAGGATCATGCGGTAAGCCATGATCTCACGCATCCAATCGATACCCGCCGGAGCGGCTGCCGCCGAGCCATTTAAAGCAGGAGTTGTTCCGTTTGCAGCCCCACTGCTTACAGCAAAATCAAATCCTTCAAAAAATCGCTTCATATCGGGATCAACAGTGCTGGGGTCTTTTATAAAATCGGAATACAAGCTTTCGATATACTGAGGATGAGAGGCAGTGATGTATTGAAAATCTTTCATATTGGAGGTTGATGATCGTAACTTCTTAAAAAGGAGCACAAATATCGGTTGTTTTCATCAAAGCCGGATAAGAGAGTCGACTTGATTTTGTCAATTTTCCTCTAATTCACAGGCATTTAGAACGAACAAATGTTAATCAAGGACCTTGTCTAAGCCTTGCTCATTTGTTTTGGTCAATTTGCTTTTACATGGGAACGTTTGCGTAAATAATCTGGCTTATTGCTCAATACAATGGAGCTTTATCCACAATTTGGGATTGCTGAAGGTTGAAACCAGCGTTTATGGGCAAAAAATCTATTGGTCGTTCGCTGAAATTTGAATTTTTCCCCTACCTTTGCCGTCCGAAAAAATAAGATATGGCAAATCATAAGGCTACCAAAAAAGATGTTCGTCAGAGTGCAACCCGCAGAGATCGCAACCGTTATTACGGCAAAACTACCCGTAATGCCATCCGTGATCTGCAGGCGATCGCTACCGGAAAAGAAGCAGGTGAGCAATTACCGGCTGTTGCTTCCATGATCGACAAATTGGCGAAGCGTGGCGTTATTCACAAGAACAAAGCTGCTAACTTAAAGAGCAAGCTGACGAAGAAAGTGAATGCGTTAGCAAAGTAAACTTCCTCTACCGAAAGATATTTTAAACCCGTCTGTACTAGACGGGTTTTTTTATTGAGTTCATACCTGCATTTACCCGATTACATAAAAACCAGCTGTTTTCTGTACTACCTTACTTTATTTGCTGTTGCAGGCAAGTCCTGTTCGTTAATTTTATTGAATCGCCAAATATTACAATATGAGAAAATTGTTCGTTGCATTATCAGTATTCAGCCTGTTCAACAGCTTTGCCCAACTTCCCGTTACACGTTATGAGACATCGAAAGGTAAAGAAAGTGTAACCTATTATGAAGCGATCGATGCATGGAAAAAAATCGATAAAGCATCTCCAATTGTTTCAATGATGACGATGGGGCCAACTGATGCCAACGAGCCTTTGCATTTAGTGTTGGTAAGTGCCGATGGAACATTTAAACCCTTACAATGGCAGCAGAAGAACAAAGTAGTGATCCTGATCAACAATGGCATCCATCCTGGTGAGCCCGATGGTATTGATGCAAGTATTTCACTGGTGAAAGATATTGTTACAAAGAAACGCTCATTGCCAACCAACGTTGTGCTGGCAATTATTCCTGTATATAATATTGGCGGCAGTTTGAACCGCAGTGCCTTTTATAGAGTAAGCCAGGATGGCCCAACAGAAAAAGGTTTTCGTGGCAACTCACAAAATTTCGATCTGAACCGTGATTTTATTAAGAACGATTCGAAAGAAGCAAGAAGTTTTGCACAGATTTTTCATTTGGTGCAGCCCGATATTTTTATTGACAACCATGTAAGCAATGGTGCCGATTATCAACATGTGATGACACTGCTTACATCGCAACACAACAAACTCGGTGGAAAGCTTGGTGAATACCTTAACCAAACATTTGAACCCGCCATTTACAAAAGCATGAAAGCAAAAGGTTATGACCTTCTCCCCTATGTAAATAATTTTGGCGATAGCCCTGAAACAGGATGGAATGCTTATTGGGATGGCCCACGTTACAGCAGTGGTTATGCATCGCTCTGGAATACTTTTTCATTTGTGCCTGAAACGCATATGCTCAAACCCTATCCTCAACGTGTGGAAGCAACCTATCAATTGATGGTGAGTATGATGGAATTTGCCACTACAAATCAAACAACCATCAAGCAATTGCGTGAGCAACAGCAAAAAGAACAATTAACACAACAACAATTCCCTGTTGGTTTTACTTTAGACAGAAGTCGTTTTTCTGAAATACTTTATAAAGGATACGAGGCAGGTCGCAAGCCTAGCAATGTATCAGGTCTGCCACGTTTGTATTACGACCGTAATAAACCATTTGAAAAGCAAATCAAGTTTTACAATTTCTTCAACCCAAAAACGATGATTGATAAGCCAACCGCTTATGTCATCCCGCAAGGCTGGTGGAAGGTGATCGATCTGTTGCAGATTAACAAAGTGAAGATGCGCCAGTTTAAAAAAGATACAAGTATTGAAGTGGAAGTTTATCGTATTGATGAATATAAAACTGCTCCCCGTCCGTATGAAGGTCATCACTTAAATTCAGACGTAAAGACAAGTAAAACTGTGCAGCAAATGAAATTCCGTAAAGGTGATTGGTATATACAGATGAATCAGAAAGCCAATCGTTTCATCATGGAAGTGTTAGAACCAACCGGAGATGACAGCTATTTTGCCTGGAACTTTTTTGATGGTATCCTCGGACAAAAAGAAGGTTACAGCAGTTATGTGTTTGAAGAAACAGCCGAAGAATTTTTGAAACAAAACCCTGCAGTAAAACAAAAACTTGAAGAACGCAGAGCAAATGATACTGCTTTTGCCAAAAGTGGCAGTGCCCAACTGAATTTTGTGTATCAAAATTCTCCTTATTTTGAACCAGTGTATTTGCGTTACCCTGTGTATAGAATAAAGTAATAATTTCACCCTATTAAATAAATCAACTTATGCGATTGCTCTATTGTTTTTTATTGTTCAGCTTGCCGTTCTTTATTTCATCAGCAACTGTAAAACAAAAGAAGAAGGTGCTTGTGTTTGCTAAGACTGCCGGCTTCCGCCATGCATCAATTCCAAAAGGAAAAGACGCATTGTTACTGATGGGAAAGCAAAACAACTTTCTTGTTGACACAACTGAAGATGCTTCTTACTTTACTGAAGAAACACTGAAAAAATATGATGTGGTTATTTTCCTGAGTACAACCGGCGACATCTTAAACAATGAACAGCAAGCTGCATTCGAAAACTTTATCCGTTCAGGAAAAGGGTTTGTGGGCATACATGCTGCTGCGGATACAGAATACCAATGGCCCTGGTATAACAAATTGGTAGGCGCTTATTTTTTGAGCCATCCAAAACAACAGAAAGCAAAACTTACCATAACTGATCACAAACATGCTTCCACTAAACATTTACCACACGTGTGGGAACGTTTCGACGAATGGTACAATTACAAGAGTAGAAATAATGATGTAAAAGTTTTAATGACCATTGACGAAAAAAGTTATGAAGGTGGAAAAGAAGGTGCTTTTCATCCAATGGCCTGGTATCATTCATTTGATGGCGGCCGTGCTTTTTATACTGCATTGGGCCATACTGATGAATCGTATAAAGAAGAAAACTTTTTGAAGCATTTGCTAGGTGGAATTAAGTATGCAATGGGTCGCAAATAATATTCTCCCATTTTTTCAATAATAATTGAGGCCGCTGTAAAGCGGCCTCAATTATTATACACTGATATTGCAGCTACGATTACCCCTTCGGCTTTATCGTAATCACTGGCCCGTATTTTATTTTTGAAAACAATGCATAACTGAGCATCAGAAAGGCCATACCGTTACGGGCTTTATTACTTTCAGATACATCAATATCCACCAATCCTAACTGATAACCTGTTTGTAGCATCATTCGTTTACCAAGCCATGCACCTGCAGATGCAGTAGCGCCTGCGTCATAGGTTTTAATATCACCATAAATAGGTCGACCGGTTTGTTTTGATGAAAGCAGGAAGGATGCGTAGCCACCACCTCCAACAAAGAATCGTTTGCGTGCACCAATATAAAACTGGTATTGAACAGGAATGCTGAGGTATTGCAGATCAACATTGCTGATATCATCTTTTCCATCGCCGTTTATATCGCCGGCTGCAACATTCACACCTCCTTTAAAATAAGAGGCATTGATCTGCAACCTGCTTTTGGGTAACTCCCGTGCATACCCGATACTGAAAGCGTAGCCGGGTCTTGCCTGTGCAGTGTAACGATCACCCAGATTTGTATTAGTTGTTTGCGACATGGATCCGCCAGCACTGAGCGTTAAAAGATTTGGAGCAGGTGGAAGTGTATCCGGGCTTTCGCCATTGATATCATCAAACTTCATAAAATAATCACGGCTTGCCCGCAATGTATCCTTTTTCTGCGTTATCTTTTTTTGGGGCGTGCTTTGTGCAATGGCAGCACCTGAAATTAGCAAGAGAATAACTGTGATTAGTTGTTTCATGGCAGAACTGTTTTTGGTTTTAGTTTGATTAGTAGCTTTTTTGACAAATAGATTTGCCTCATTCCATCGTGAAACAAAGAAAACAATGATGATGAATACTTACTGCATACGGATTAGTTTACGGTGCAGCGTATTGAGTTAAAGGGAAGAAAACGTATGAATTATACAACTCTTACTGTTTTGTGTATAATACCTGCCTGCTGCAAATTCATGACCTTACCGCAAAAACAACATGCCTCCAGATACGATCCAATCAACTGAAGACCCCCGCAAAAATGAATTGCCCAAATTAACACCACACATCATTGTTGAAATTGTTGAATATATACCTGGTTCTGTTGTAAGCAAGACAGTGATTAAAAAATCAGGTGGAGATGTAACGGCTACTTCAGTAGATGAAGGTGAAGAGTTCTGTGAAACGATCATGGAGTTTGACATCTATGTGCAGGTGATTGACGGCAAAGCTGAAGTAACGATCGATAAAGAACGAATCAAATTAAATCTGGGCGAAGGTATTATTCTGCCTGCAAATGTTGTGCATTGTTTTCATGCAAGTGAACAGTTTAAAATGATCACAACAATGATCAATAACAATCAGCAGGAAGTAAGCGCTGCGGCATAAAACTCTATTTGAAAAGCTAAGCGATGATTGCTATGCCTGATTTACTCATCTTACTTGGGCTTCAGATGAAAATATATTCACTGCTCATTATTCCTTCATCCACATCACCGAATTCTCTTCACCAAATTCATTCGGCTCTCTTAATTCATTTGAAGGATCAACGATCCATTTACCATCAACAACAAATTTATACACATGCTTGCCGGGCAACAGGTGTTGTTCAATTACCCACTCATCTCCTTCCCTGTGCATGGCAAATGAACCAGGCGACCATTCATTAAAACTGCCTGCAAGACAAATACGTTTTGCATTCGCATAGCCTTTTAAACGGAATGTATGATTCGGCGACAGGATCAATGTTTCATTCGGTTTCTCTTTACCTGTTAGTGCATCAACAGGCTTTCTTCCATCTACTTCAAACGTATATTCATAATTACCATGCCCCAACACATAAGGAAATACCCAGCCGCTATCCGTCTTGCGCATTTCCAATTCATAATTGCGCCATTGATTAAACGAACCCATGAGCATCACTTTCTTTGCATTGAGATTTCCTTTTAAAAAGAAAACATGTGGCCTGCCGATACAGATCACCGAATTGGTTTCGCCAAACTCATTAGGATATTGTTCAGTATTTGCAGGATCAGCAAACCAGTTTCCATCTGCAATAAAACGATAAGTATGTGTGCCTTCAGCTAAATAAACCTGTTTGACCCAGCCCTGCCCTTGGCGTTCCATCTTCAGGTCATTCTCTTCCCAGTTATTAAAACTACCTGCAACATTCACTTTTTTTGCATTAGAATAGCCTGCCAATGTAAATACATAGTTTGTTTTGTAGTACACTGAATTATCATTCCCTTCCCCATCGTTTTCAACCAAGGTATTATCCTTATCAATCGTCCATTTATCATCTACAATAAATTTATAGTAATGCTTGCCTGGGCCGAGTTTCACTATTGCGATCCAGCCACTGTCAACCTTCTGCATAGCCAATGCATCAGGATTCCAGTTATTGAATGTTCCTGCCAGCATTACTTTTCCTGCATTGGGATTGCCTTTACAGAAAAAAGTAACCAACGAATCTTTTACAGCAAACGGATATTTTTTTACAAAACGGTTTACGCCGTACAGTGGTTCTTTGTTAGCATAGCCATAACCGTTATTAAAATGTTTTTGCGCCAGCAGAATTTTTTCAACAGGGTCGGTCAGCTTATCGGCGGCTAACATATTCTTGCTCAACACCAGCATTTCACCATTATTTAAATTGATATCCCATCCCAGTTTCAACAATGAATCGGGGCGGTTGTTTTTAAAAAATGTTTTGAGATCGAGCTCCTGTAAACTGTATTGTAAAACAAATGCGTCCAGTTCTTCTGCAGGAATATTTTTGCTGAGTGTAATGTAGATGTGCCCCTTCTTTACCACAAATGCCTTAATGGGCGGTTGTGCATTGGCGTTATTGCCTATCAATAACAGCAGTAACAAGGGCAGTACCAGCTTCCTCAAACCAGTGAATAAAGATATGTTACGCATCATTTCCATATATACATCTTACGCTTTACAAAGTTAAACCCAATTTTGTGCATGGAGAGAAAATCGAAACCAAGCATGCCATCTAAACACCTGTCGTAGGCAAAACACATTTTCGCCAGGTTTGTTACAAGCACCGGCATACTTGTAATATCACGATCACCCATTTTGAGGTTACTCATATCGCCATACAAGGCATCCACTTTTTTATTACCTGCACCATTCAACACCATGCGTTTTGTGATCACCACATTGTCCAATACATTTTCAGACAAACGGCTATCGATCACATTCGATTCAGCTCCTGTATCAACAAGAAAGGTCAATTTTTTGTTCCCCACTTTTCCATAGGTAAGTATTTTATTCTGCATGATATCGATCGGGAATACAGAATAGGTGGATGTATCTGCAAGCAGCTGATGTTGATAATTCTTTCCATCTTTTTTTGTGATATGGTGCAGATGAATTTCGCTGTTCTCATAATCAATGATCATCTCAAACTGTTTGAACAATTGCACACCCAGTAACCCGAATATTTTTATCCCCTTGCTGTTTTCGATATGACCGAGATTGATACGATCAGCTTCCACTTTAAAATAATTCACTGATCCAAAAGACAATTTCTTCACCATCGTATGTCCATATCCCGCCACAGAACCTGTTATACCTCCGCCCTCTTCACCGCCGTAATGTTCTGTTACAGGATAATCTCTGAAATAAGTCATGTTAAGAATTAAACCCGGCGCACCCGTATCTAGTATAAAACTTCCTTCAATGGCATCGGCCTTTGCTTTAATAAGTATAAGATTTCCTGCACGGCTGAAGGGAAGAATAAAATCAGCACTGTCTGTTGTAACGACGGGATCACGTTCGAATGGGTTGGCAGCAGCGGTTTTTTGTTGTGCACTGCCATAGCCCAGCACTGCTTTCGACGAGTATTTACCGGCAACTTCCTGTGCCTTGCTGTTAGCTACAGTTAATAACATAACTGCGGCAACCAATAGCTTTACCGGTGATAATGATGACATAAGGTTTATACAAAACAAAAATAGCAATGTGGACTTTTATTTTACTACCAGCAAACAACTGCTGTAACCACTCGCCTATTTTAACATTATACGTTCACTGCCAAAGAAAGGTTACGGAAAACGTATTTGTATTTTCTTATGAATGATTATCTTAATGCATGATCTCACTTAAAACCTTTCGTGAACTTGCACTTTCATTTGAAGAAGTAACTGAGCAACCACATTTTGAAAAAGCATCGTTCCGTGTAAAGAAGAAAATCTTTGTTACACTTGATGAAGTTAAGAGCATTGCCTGCGTAAAATTTTCTGCAACTGATCAATCGGTTTATTGTCTCATTGATGCAACGTTAATCTGGCCAGTACCAAATAAATGGGGCAAACAGGGATGGACACTCATAAACCTAAAAAAAATAAAAAAGGAATTGCTGAAAGATGCGCTTACATCAGCTTATTGCAGTGTGGCACCAATAGCATTAGCTGCGTTGTACCAAAAATGAAAAATCCCCCGCAATACGGAGGACTTCCATTAACCCAAAAACATCTTAAATCGTTCACGTTCTCAAATGGGTATATAAATAGATTACACAAAAAGGGTTTTCAAACAATCGCTTTCAATGGTCGGAGTGCGTTTTTTCGGAATGGATCTAAAAACGGAGCCGACGCAAAGGTAAAGCGCCGGCTCATGTGGCAGGAACTGAATGAGTCGCTTCCATGCCTTAAAAAGTTCAGTTTTATTATTTATAACATTTTCTGTGAAATCTTATTCCTTGATGAGGTTTCCAGAACCTGCCAGCTTCGATTTAATGTCGGGCGGGTTGCCATAATAATGGATATCACCTCCTCCGGCTACACGCACATCCAGTTTCATGCTGGCAAATAACCACACATTGCCCGAACCTGCAATACTGATCTTTGCATTCTCGGCTTTCAGGTCTTTCATCATCACATCGCCACTGCCGGCCACATCAATATCAAGGTCACGGGTGTTGCCAAAACCTTCGGCCTTACCGCTGCCTGAAATATTTACGTCAACCTGTGGTGCATCCACCTCCTGCAGTTTAATATCACCGCTGCCTGCAATGCTTACCTTGATCTTTTCGGTAGACGTAATTTTTGTTTCAGCCACCATATTTCCACTACCGGCAAGGCTTACACTTTTATATCTGGGTGATTTCACATACACTTTAATGTCCTGGGATGGCCGGATATTCATACCGCTTTTTGTGCGGATTCGGAGTACCCCGTTCTCAACGTTGGTTTGTATATATTTCATCAGGTTTTCATCGGCCTCGATCCTGATCTCGTTTTCATCGGCCTGGCTAAAAAACACATCGAATGATCCCGACGCTTTTACGGCATTAAAGCTCCCTTCATTTCGGGTACTTGTTATGATGTTGCCGTTACCTTTCACCCGCCTGGTAGTGCAGGAACTGAGCACGAAGCCTGAAATAAGGAGAAGAACGGCTCCGTAGAAAAATTTTGTACGCATGTTGTTTTTTGGTTTAATGGTATGATAAGAATCTGCACAATGAGACGCATGCCTTCCGTTACCGGTTACAATTGTTGATCACTATACACTTAAAAAGGGTTAAAGCCGGAGCCTGACAAATGTAAAACAAAAGATATGGATGAAAAAAATGAAACGAACGGATGTTTTCCCCATGAAGGTGTTCATCTCTTTCGGGGCATGAGGGCTTTTTTATTACCTTCGCCGCACAATGACAGAAAAGATTCTCATCCTCGATTTTGGCTCACAATATACCCAACTGATAGCCCGTGCAGTGCGTGAAGCAAATGTGTACTGCGAAATTGTTCCTTATCACAAACCGGTAGTAAAAGACGAATTCCTGAAAGGCATCATTCTTTCCGGCAGTCCTTTCTCTGTAAACGATGCCAATGCGCCGATGGTGGATGTGGAATTGTTGACCAAATCGCTCCCGGTTTTAGGCATTTGTTACGGGGCACAGTTAACAGCCAAACAGCTTGGCGGACGTGTAGAGAAAAGTGAAAAGCGTGAATATGGCCGTGCCATCCTCAGCAAAAAAGAATCAGATGTTTTGTTCAACGGTGTAAGCGATACATCGCAGGTGTGGATGAGCCATGCAGATACTATTCTTGAATTACCAAAGGGTTTCGAGATCATGGCAGTTACCGAATCTATTCCTGTAGCAGCATTTCGTGCAAACGGAACGTACGATCATCCATTATATGGGTTACAGTTTCATCCGGAAGTGTATCATTCAACTGAAGGTAAAAAGATCCTCAAAAACTTTTTGATGGATATCTGCGGTTGCAAAGGCGAATGGACACCTGCTTCTTTTGTAAATGAAACAGTAGACGCCTTAAAGAAACAGATCGGCAACCGTAAAGTGATCATGGCATTGAGCGGCGGTGTTGATTCAACCGTTGCAGCAACGCTTATCCATAGAGCAATCGGTAAAAACCTCTTCGGCATTTTTGTAGATAACGGCGTGTTACGTAAAGATGAATTTCAACAGGTACTCGACACATACGGCACTATTGGTTTAAATGTAAAAGGTGTTGATGCACGTGAGCATTTTTATACCAAGCTTGCCGGCAAAAGCAATCCTGAAGAAAAAAGAAAAATTATTGGCGGCACGTTCATTGAAGTGTTCGACCGTGAAGCACATACCATTGAAGGTGTGGAATTACTCGGGCAAGGAACGATCTATCCCGATGTAATTGAAAGCGTGAGTGTGCATGGTCCATCGGTAACAATCAAATCGCATCATAACGTTGGTGGATTACCTGATACCATGAAACTTGAACTGGTAGAACCACTCCGTTATTTATTTAAAGATGAAGTAAGAAGAGTTGGTGCTGAGTTGGGTATTCCTGCTGATCTCCTGAACCGTCACCCTTTCCCCGGTCCTGGTTTAGCGATACGTATTTTAGGAGAAGTAACAGAAGAGAAAGTTGACCTGTTACAACGTGCTGACGCCATCTTCATCAATGGTTTGAAAGAACATAAGCTCTACGATAAAGTGTGGCAGGCAGGTGCTATCCTGTTACCTGTGCAAAGTGTGGGTGTAATGGGTGATGAACGTACTTATGAATTTACATTGGCGTTAAGAGCAGTTACTTCTGTTGATGGTATGACGGCCGACTGGGCACATCTGCCATATGAATTTCTGGCACATATTTCGAATGAGATCATCAACAAAGTAAGAGGCATTAACCGGGTGGTGTATGATATCAGCAGCAAGCCACCTGCAACCATTGAATGGGAATAATCATCTCTCTTGCAACCAACAATATGAAAAAACTTTTTTTTGCAATTGTTTTGATTGCCACAGCTGTTGCGGTTAACGCACAGGATGCAACAAAAAAGTACCGTGTAGGTATTTTCGCCAGCCTTTTTTTAGATTCATCGTTTGCAGGCAGCACCTATAAATTCACCAACCAGATGCCGAGGCATATATTGCCCGGGCTTGATTTTGTGCAAGGTGCATTGCTGGCTGTTGATTCACTCAGTAACAGCAATAAGAATCTTGAAGTAACAGTGTATGATCTGCGTTCTGCTGATCAAAGTATTACTGCACTTCGTTCAAAAAATATTTTTGATTCGTTAGACCTGATGATCGGTTCTGTTACCGGAACAGATTATCGTTCATTGGCAGATCTT
The DNA window shown above is from Lacibacter sp. H375 and carries:
- a CDS encoding 2-oxoglutarate dehydrogenase E1 component — protein: MKDFQYITASHPQYIESLYSDFIKDPSTVDPDMKRFFEGFDFAVSSGAANGTTPALNGSAAAAPAGIDWMREIMAYRMILGYRNKGHLLAKTNPIRKRKDRGANIELAFYGFSEADLDKEFYAGQLIGLGKTTLRNIQQYMEKCYASHVGVEFKYISDQKKVDFLTNAFEKEFHQPLPLNKRKRVLEKLNQGVMFEKFLHTKYIGQKRFSLEGGETTIAALDAIINTAANNDVHEVVIGMAHRGRLNVLANIMGKTYEQIFSEFEGTAKMDQTMGSGDVKYHMGYGSEVETLDGKTVHLKLMPNPSHLEAVDPVVVGFSRAKADIMYKSDFDKILPILIHGDASVAGQGVVYEVLQMSYLKGYYTGGTMHFVINNQIGFTTDFNDARSADYCTSLASMVQAPVFHVNGDDAEAVVKVVEIATRYRQEFNSDVFIDMVCYRKHGHNEGDDPKFTQPHLYALIEKHPNPREVYTNYLLENGEPDAKALAQEMEKKFWSDLQERLDDVKQNPLPYHYQAPELAWKSLRRATAEDFFQSPVTAISEANFDKIFASIMKWPDDFKPLKKVEKIIQDKIKLYNDEKKVDWATGELMAYASLMIDGNDVRMSGQDVRRGTFSHRHAVLRDEVTDKAYNRLAHIEGAAGHFRIYNSLLSEYGVLGFEYGYAMANPNALVLWEAQFGDFCNGAQTMIDQFIAAGEQKWNRMNGVTMLLPHGYEGQGPEHSSARMERFLQMCAELNMVVTNITTASNLFHALRRQLAWSFRKPLINFSPKANLRHAGSYSLKEEFLSGGFKEVIDDPTSPDAAQVKKVFFCSGKMYFDLAERKAKDNRTDVAIVRLEQIYPLPVQQLTALYNKYSKATWFWIQEEPLNMGAASFLQMNLKEINYGVISRSASASTATGFNKVHQQEQAEIIDTAFGI
- the rpsT gene encoding 30S ribosomal protein S20; protein product: MANHKATKKDVRQSATRRDRNRYYGKTTRNAIRDLQAIATGKEAGEQLPAVASMIDKLAKRGVIHKNKAANLKSKLTKKVNALAK
- a CDS encoding M14 family metallopeptidase, with protein sequence MRKLFVALSVFSLFNSFAQLPVTRYETSKGKESVTYYEAIDAWKKIDKASPIVSMMTMGPTDANEPLHLVLVSADGTFKPLQWQQKNKVVILINNGIHPGEPDGIDASISLVKDIVTKKRSLPTNVVLAIIPVYNIGGSLNRSAFYRVSQDGPTEKGFRGNSQNFDLNRDFIKNDSKEARSFAQIFHLVQPDIFIDNHVSNGADYQHVMTLLTSQHNKLGGKLGEYLNQTFEPAIYKSMKAKGYDLLPYVNNFGDSPETGWNAYWDGPRYSSGYASLWNTFSFVPETHMLKPYPQRVEATYQLMVSMMEFATTNQTTIKQLREQQQKEQLTQQQFPVGFTLDRSRFSEILYKGYEAGRKPSNVSGLPRLYYDRNKPFEKQIKFYNFFNPKTMIDKPTAYVIPQGWWKVIDLLQINKVKMRQFKKDTSIEVEVYRIDEYKTAPRPYEGHHLNSDVKTSKTVQQMKFRKGDWYIQMNQKANRFIMEVLEPTGDDSYFAWNFFDGILGQKEGYSSYVFEETAEEFLKQNPAVKQKLEERRANDTAFAKSGSAQLNFVYQNSPYFEPVYLRYPVYRIK
- a CDS encoding ThuA domain-containing protein — translated: MRLLYCFLLFSLPFFISSATVKQKKKVLVFAKTAGFRHASIPKGKDALLLMGKQNNFLVDTTEDASYFTEETLKKYDVVIFLSTTGDILNNEQQAAFENFIRSGKGFVGIHAAADTEYQWPWYNKLVGAYFLSHPKQQKAKLTITDHKHASTKHLPHVWERFDEWYNYKSRNNDVKVLMTIDEKSYEGGKEGAFHPMAWYHSFDGGRAFYTALGHTDESYKEENFLKHLLGGIKYAMGRK
- a CDS encoding outer membrane beta-barrel protein yields the protein MKQLITVILLLISGAAIAQSTPQKKITQKKDTLRASRDYFMKFDDINGESPDTLPPAPNLLTLSAGGSMSQTTNTNLGDRYTAQARPGYAFSIGYARELPKSRLQINASYFKGGVNVAAGDINGDGKDDISNVDLQYLSIPVQYQFYIGARKRFFVGGGGYASFLLSSKQTGRPIYGDIKTYDAGATASAGAWLGKRMMLQTGYQLGLVDIDVSESNKARNGMAFLMLSYALFSKIKYGPVITIKPKG
- a CDS encoding cupin domain-containing protein, with amino-acid sequence MPPDTIQSTEDPRKNELPKLTPHIIVEIVEYIPGSVVSKTVIKKSGGDVTATSVDEGEEFCETIMEFDIYVQVIDGKAEVTIDKERIKLNLGEGIILPANVVHCFHASEQFKMITTMINNNQQEVSAAA
- a CDS encoding retropepsin-like aspartic protease, which codes for MSSLSPVKLLVAAVMLLTVANSKAQEVAGKYSSKAVLGYGSAQQKTAAANPFERDPVVTTDSADFILPFSRAGNLILIKAKADAIEGSFILDTGAPGLILNMTYFRDYPVTEHYGGEEGGGITGSVAGYGHTMVKKLSFGSVNYFKVEADRINLGHIENSKGIKIFGLLGVQLFKQFEMIIDYENSEIHLHHITKKDGKNYQHQLLADTSTYSVFPIDIMQNKILTYGKVGNKKLTFLVDTGAESNVIDSRLSENVLDNVVITKRMVLNGAGNKKVDALYGDMSNLKMGDRDITSMPVLVTNLAKMCFAYDRCLDGMLGFDFLSMHKIGFNFVKRKMYIWK
- a CDS encoding MmcQ/YjbR family DNA-binding protein; its protein translation is MISLKTFRELALSFEEVTEQPHFEKASFRVKKKIFVTLDEVKSIACVKFSATDQSVYCLIDATLIWPVPNKWGKQGWTLINLKKIKKELLKDALTSAYCSVAPIALAALYQK
- a CDS encoding head GIN domain-containing protein; its protein translation is MRTKFFYGAVLLLISGFVLSSCTTRRVKGNGNIITSTRNEGSFNAVKASGSFDVFFSQADENEIRIEADENLMKYIQTNVENGVLRIRTKSGMNIRPSQDIKVYVKSPRYKSVSLAGSGNMVAETKITSTEKIKVSIAGSGDIKLQEVDAPQVDVNISGSGKAEGFGNTRDLDIDVAGSGDVMMKDLKAENAKISIAGSGNVWLFASMKLDVRVAGGGDIHYYGNPPDIKSKLAGSGNLIKE